In the Pseudosulfitobacter pseudonitzschiae genome, CATCGCTTGTTAGAGCCTCGTACACCTCAAGCTGCACGGCCTGGCTGGGATGATCCGCAAAAGCCTTCATGGTATCGAGCGTGATGTCCTTGGCGCGGGCTGCCGCGCGGATGTCGGGATGTATGAGGCCATAGCGTAGGCGACCTTTGACAGCGGCGACTGTGGTGCCGAACGTCTTGGCAATCGTCTCAGGTGACTGCCCATCGACTTCCATCATACGCGCAAATGCCTCAAACTCGTCGATGGCGTTCATCGGGGCTTGGGTGATGTTCTCGGCCAACGATAGGGCCGTGGTCACATCGCAGTTGTCCGGCACCAAGCGACATTCGATCTTGGTTTTGTTGGTGAAGCCCTTGGCGGTCTTGTCAGCGACCAGTTCGTTCAAGGCGGCGTGACGTCGACCTCCTGCCAACACGCCGAACTTGCCATCGATCTTTTGCACAAGCAGCGGCTGTATGATGCCCAGGACGCCGATGCTGGCCGTGAGGTGAGCGATAGCCTCTGTCTCGTAAGTTTCAGGCGAGTTGCTGCGCACGTTGGCAGGATGCGACGTGAGATCACCAATGGCGACCGAGATGGATTTGAGAGCATGTGTCATGTGATGTCCTTTTGAAATGTTGCGCCGCTCCAACATTCGGAACGGCCTGACCAATCCCCTGGTTTGAGGATCACATGAAAAAAGGCCCGCTTCCGTAATGGGGCGGGCCTCTGTCAAGGGTTTCGGGCAAGTCAAAAATCCCGGCGAAGTTCTCATTCCTCACCAAGTTTAAGACACAAATTCAAAAGCTTACTTTTCCTTTTTCACTGCAACCGCACATCAGGACTGAGGGACATCCCCTACCCGGGCTTCGTTCTTCCGTCCGTAGTCAGCCTCATAGCTGCCACTCTATGCCTGGTCCAAATCTGGTCCTGGGTGCCCATCTTTCCCGCGTATTCAGCATCTGCTGATAACTTGCGGGCCTTCGGCATCTCCAGGAACCTCGTCCCGGCAAGGGACCTCGACGTACCTGTCATGAGGCGCAGCTCAACCCTCCGCTCTGAATTGTCCTTGAAGCTTCCCGCTCATGCAGTCGCGCCGGAGTTCTGCGTGTAGCGGAACGGCGTGCCGTCTATCCACATGCGGTGCAAGACGACGCCAATGCGTCGAGCAAGTGCAATCATGGCCCTCTTCGCTCCACGCCTGTGCGCTACTTTAAGTGCCCAAGATTGCAGCCAGTTCGGGGCACCACGGTGCATCAGGATCATCGCTGCCTGATACAACGCGGTTCGGAGCCCGCGATCACCAGCTCGCGTGATTTGTCCAACGATGTCCATCTCTCCGGATTGCGTGCGCCTCGGCGTAAGTCCCGCCCACGGTCCGACATCCTTCGACCGCGCAAAGCGGGTCGGATCATCGATCGCGGATTTGACTGTCAGGGCGACGATCGGACCGACACCCGGCATCGTCATCATCAAACGGCAAACATCGTCGTGTTTTGTCAGACCCGCGATTTTGGCATCCAAGTCAGCCAACTCGGCGCGCAACTGGGAACGCGCGCGCAGAAGAGCCTCAGTCGACGCGGACAGGATTTCATTTTGCTCAACCAGTTCCCTCACCCGGGCCTCGTACCTGATCCGGGTGACATGCCCGAGCTTCAGACCGAAGTTTCGCAGAACACCCCGCATCGAAAGCTCAAGGTTGATGATGGCCTGCTGAACTGACTTGCGCGCCGTCAGCAACGCGCGGATTTCCTGGGAGGACACAGATTTGCGGTGCACGGGCCTGTACCATCCCATTTGAAGCAAGCGCGCAATGCCCTGGGCATCGCGCCTGTCGGTCTTGATCGGCATGGCTTTCAAGGCTGCCTTCACTAATCGTGTTTCCATCATGACCACGTCAAAGCCAGCTTCTTCCATTCCCTTGCTCAGCCATTGGGACAAAGGTCCGGCTTCGAGCCCGATCGCATCGATCGAATATGACAATGACGCTATTGCACGTACCAATGCCTCAGGCTCGCTCTCCGCCTGTAATTCTTCAACAATTCTCCCCTGTGGCCCCAGCACACAAATCGCCGTGCTTGCCAGAGATACATCCAATCCGATAAATACATTCATGTCGTTGCCCTTCTATTCTTAGGAATTGAGGCGCATGGAAACATACGACCTCGTAGACGCGCTGCAGGCGCATCAAGGGCAACGGCACTTCAGATCATACTGACAAACAAGCGAAACCTGTCCGATTCGCCGAAAGCCCCATTACGGCATCTTTCCCTTTGGAGGGGTCAGCGGGCCTTCAGATTGTGCATCGTTTGTGAGGTTGGGCCCCCTGCCCTACCAGTCGGATGCCATCATAATGGTGAGCACGCGCATGGTGGTTGCAGGGTTGTCAGGAGTCTCAGCACCATACCGGAAATCGCTATCCGCTTCATAAAGATCGATTTTCCAAAAGACCTTTTGCCCCCGAATATCCACGGCCCCGAAGTCGTGGCATCCGTCAGGATCATTCTCGGGCTCAAAGACCTCAAACTCACCGATCGCCTTCACTGCTTCGTCCATGAACCCGTCTTCCGCTTCCATCAACGAGCGCGTGACATGCATACGACCGGGAATGGCGATGTTTGGAGGCGTTCCAAGACACGCGAATTTGCGGAAGGCATCGTTGTGCGCGGCAATCACAGTGATGTCGGGGCGATCTGTTGTCGAGGCTTGGGATGTGGTCATGGGTCTGTCCTTTCGAGGAAATTGAAAACACAAAACCAAAAGCTTGCTTTCACTCTTTGAGAACCGCCGCCTGCGACCGAGCCAAACTTCTCAAGCGGCCTGATCGGTGGCCCCTACCCTGCCCGCTTCCGACCTCGCGATCAGATAATCGCAGGCCTTCTGGGCATCGGCCGCATGTTTGAAGATAGCGGTCTTGTCCGAGCGCAGCACACGCAGCCAGTGATACAAGTACGACGCGTTCAGCTCTAGCGTATGCGCAGTGAACCCAAGCTCCTGCCCCAGAAAGCAGGACGTCAACTCGGCCACGATCTCTTCGCGGGAATAGGCTGTGTTACCAAATCGGCTGAGACCGTAGTCTCGGTTCAAGCGATGCGGCGCCTTGGTGGCATGAGCAAGCTCGTGCGCCCAAACCCCGTAAAAGTTCAGCGGGTCCTTGAAGCGCTCGATGCTTGGCATGAACACCTTGTCGACCGGCGGATTGTAGCGTGCCTCGGTTCCACCAAAGACCGTCGTAATATCGATGGCATCAAAGAACGCCTGCATATGCGGGATTGGCGCAGATGGCGCAGATGGCGCATGATCGGGGACCGAACAGGCATCCGGGTAAAAAGCGTCCGGCAAGCCTTCAATCTGGTCTGCGTTGAACACGCGATATGACTTCTGGAAACGAAAGACGCGGGCTTCTTCGGTATCGCCATCATTGGTGTCTTGCTCATCGTCCGACTGCGTTCGACTCTGGCCATAATAAACAACGACAGACGATCGTTCGCCTTTCCGGATCTTTGCTCCGAGAGTATTCGCCTGCGGCACAGTCATCCAGAACGGAGAGGTATATCCGGCCATCAACGTGCGCATGGTGAGCAGGAAGTTGTTAACGCCCTGATAGGGTTCAGAGTTGTGGCGCAACGGACGCGCACTGCCGCCAGCGGTCCAAGGTTTGCGCCAAGGAAGAACCCCGCGTTCTATGATGCGGATGAGTTCATTGGTGATGGCTTCTGATGCGTCGAATTTAGACGTGCGGGAACGGGCCATGGCTGGCCTCCTTTCGATGTTGAACTTGATTGGGGGAGTTAGGTTAGGTCGCGTGATTGATGCGCGGGTCATTGACGATACGAGCGCCAAGGCGTTCGACAAGATCCAGATATGTTAGAAGCGGTATCCGGCTGGAGGACTTCCAAGGTTCTGGATCAACCGTGCCATCCATTGTGACTTTTGGCAGGTTTGCGAAGGCGATGATGTCGCGAACGGTGCGGCAGTCGATCAGAGGCGTTCCAAGCCGGACAGCCAAGTCGGCGAGTGGGAAGCGTTCAACGGGGGCGTAAAGCGAGACTGTTGTCAGGCCGAGGTGAAGGATGGTCCCTCCCCCGCCGCAGCTGACATAGGCATTGGGGTTGTTGATCGCCGCCCGCAGGCAGCCAATATCGCGGCTGATTGTTTGGCGTTCCAGCCGATGCGCCGCATCAAGGTCACCAGTTCTTCTTAGCTCTCGATGTCGCCACCACGACCGTGCCTCTGCGCGCAGGATGCGCAATACTTCTGTTTGCATGCGAGGTTCCTTGTCAGGACAGACAGACCGGAATCCGGTCCAGACCCGTCAGGAACACCCCACAAGGGTCCATCAGACGGTCCTAAAACAAGAAGGAAACTTTCACTTTTCGGCAGCACTACTAACCAAAACAGTGTCTAACGGCCCCTACAGACTCTTTTTTCTTCTCATGGGCTGGAGCAATGTGTCCCAGGCCAAAGTCCCATTGGTAAGTCCTTGCAGTAAGTGGAATGCATAGCCACGAGGTTTCTTAATGCTTTCTATGCGCTCTAATAAGTAACCTAGGGTCATAAATGTTTTTGCTGGACCAAGTTTTTTAATGTCGAACCAAAGGTTACCTAAGTCGAGATGGTTTGCGATATCGCTCATTCGACGTTCACAATCTGTTTGGCTACGTGCTGTTCTCAGTTCAGCGCAGAGTCTAGGGTAGGCGCGTTCCATTTCGTCTGGACCAACTTCAATCCTAAATGAATCTTCTTCTTTAACTGACTGATTCAAATGAGGTTCTTTGTGCCCCTCATTTTTTGGGGCTGTGTCCCTCAAATTGTCTGTCTGATCAGGAGTAACTTCTTCAATGTGAGTGGTAATATTCTTCAACAAGGCCGTTAGAGCTTCTTCGGGCGAACGCCTGCGCAGGAGGTTTCGAGCAGTGTTGAAGAAGGCTTCAAGATCTGGGCGGGCCGGGAGATACCTCTTGAGGCTTGCCAGCGCGATTGCACACTTGTCTCGTAAGATTGATAGATTAGCATCGCGTTCTTTATGCGTTTGATTTATTTGAACAAATTCAGAATATCGCGCTGATAGCGGCATCAAAGAAAGTCCTGTGGCGAGCACTATACGGCCACTTGTGTCCCGTCGAGCCCATCTTTTACCGTTGGCGCTGGAGCGGCGCGACAGGAGGCCAAGAGAGACGAGTTTGGTGATGTGCCGTTCTACGGTTTGAACACTAACATGTGTCCGCCTTGCCAAGGCAACGTTGGATGCAAAGCAGATATGCCCGTCATCTTGTGCGGCAGAAATATGATCGCCCTTGATGAAGGAGATCATGGCACGCAGGAGGGAAATCGATGTCCCCTTGAGCCCCAAGGGCTCTCGAATGTCTTCTATGACCTGCAAGAGTGTCCACTTTGACGGGGCAATATCTCGCTGCCCCGCTGAATATACTGGCGAGTGGGCTCCATTTGGAGCCAGTCC is a window encoding:
- a CDS encoding ArdC family protein, producing MARSRTSKFDASEAITNELIRIIERGVLPWRKPWTAGGSARPLRHNSEPYQGVNNFLLTMRTLMAGYTSPFWMTVPQANTLGAKIRKGERSSVVVYYGQSRTQSDDEQDTNDGDTEEARVFRFQKSYRVFNADQIEGLPDAFYPDACSVPDHAPSAPSAPIPHMQAFFDAIDITTVFGGTEARYNPPVDKVFMPSIERFKDPLNFYGVWAHELAHATKAPHRLNRDYGLSRFGNTAYSREEIVAELTSCFLGQELGFTAHTLELNASYLYHWLRVLRSDKTAIFKHAADAQKACDYLIARSEAGRVGATDQAA
- a CDS encoding DUF3768 domain-containing protein encodes the protein MTTSQASTTDRPDITVIAAHNDAFRKFACLGTPPNIAIPGRMHVTRSLMEAEDGFMDEAVKAIGEFEVFEPENDPDGCHDFGAVDIRGQKVFWKIDLYEADSDFRYGAETPDNPATTMRVLTIMMASDW
- a CDS encoding helix-turn-helix domain-containing protein, giving the protein MSADKIMKTMTGLAPNGAHSPVYSAGQRDIAPSKWTLLQVIEDIREPLGLKGTSISLLRAMISFIKGDHISAAQDDGHICFASNVALARRTHVSVQTVERHITKLVSLGLLSRRSSANGKRWARRDTSGRIVLATGLSLMPLSARYSEFVQINQTHKERDANLSILRDKCAIALASLKRYLPARPDLEAFFNTARNLLRRRSPEEALTALLKNITTHIEEVTPDQTDNLRDTAPKNEGHKEPHLNQSVKEEDSFRIEVGPDEMERAYPRLCAELRTARSQTDCERRMSDIANHLDLGNLWFDIKKLGPAKTFMTLGYLLERIESIKKPRGYAFHLLQGLTNGTLAWDTLLQPMRRKKSL
- a CDS encoding IS110 family transposase — protein: MNVFIGLDVSLASTAICVLGPQGRIVEELQAESEPEALVRAIASLSYSIDAIGLEAGPLSQWLSKGMEEAGFDVVMMETRLVKAALKAMPIKTDRRDAQGIARLLQMGWYRPVHRKSVSSQEIRALLTARKSVQQAIINLELSMRGVLRNFGLKLGHVTRIRYEARVRELVEQNEILSASTEALLRARSQLRAELADLDAKIAGLTKHDDVCRLMMTMPGVGPIVALTVKSAIDDPTRFARSKDVGPWAGLTPRRTQSGEMDIVGQITRAGDRGLRTALYQAAMILMHRGAPNWLQSWALKVAHRRGAKRAMIALARRIGVVLHRMWIDGTPFRYTQNSGATA